In Alkalicoccobacillus plakortidis, the genomic stretch ATTCACAAAGATTCCAGAGTCGCTCGTAGTCATGATATTGTTTTTTATGACATTGTCTACTGCATTGTATTGAAACAAAAGCTGCCCGCCATCCATATCTTTTGTATCATTTTTATATAAGATATTCTCAGCTATCAGAGAGTCTGATGTACCACCCCGCTGATCATCGTATCCTCCAATAGAAATTCCTGTGTAGTAGTTTTCATACACAGTGTTGCGAATTATTTCAATTCCACTTGCATTTTTGCCACCATGTTCAGAGGTTGCTTCAATGCCAATGTCATTTTGATAAACCGTATTTCCTTCAATTAAAAGGTCACTGCCTCCATCTACATAAATGCCGCCTGCACTATAATTATTTCCGTAGCTCGGATTACCATAGCTTGAGTTATGACGAACCGTATTGTTGCTAATGACCCCATTACGAGTAAAATCAGATGAAGCATCATGGGCCGTTCCTTCATATCCAATCAAGTCAATGCCAATGTTGTTGTTGTGCTGAATGACATTCTCGGTGATTAAAAAGTCGCTTACATCTCCGTTTAATACAAGCGCTTCACTCCAACCAAGTTTTAAATCCTCTAGCGTGTTCTCTTGGATAACAATATTTGATATAGGCTCATCACCATAAACTGCAATCCCGTGTGCATTACCTTCATCTGCATGTGTTTCAATATGATGAATATGGTTTTTCAGCAATTGAATATGTTGACTATCCCCAGTCACTAGAATACCCATGACTGTTTTCTCATCACGATCTGTCTTTAAGTCACTTACCTCTAACCCTTTTATGGTTACGTAGCTTTTGTCTACAATGTTAATAAGTTCAATGTCTTCTTCATTATCTTGAAGTTCTCCCCCACTAATGTGAACCGGCTCATTTTGGTAAGCCTGAAAAACA encodes the following:
- a CDS encoding right-handed parallel beta-helix repeat-containing protein, whose protein sequence is MIKKCFVISSIFVSLIVAGCVQSSSEEIHFNELYVATNGDNENSGTIEEPLLTLEEASERAIKGTKVFIREGTYYEPLIVQHSGSQSEPIVFQAYQNEPVHISGGELQDNEEDIELINIVDKSYVTIKGLEVSDLKTDRDEKTVMGILVTGDSQHIQLLKNHIHHIETHADEGNAHGIAVYGDEPISNIVIQENTLEDLKLGWSEALVLNGDVSDFLITENVIQHNNNIGIDLIGYEGTAHDASSDFTRNGVISNNTVRHNSSYGNPSYGNNYSAGGIYVDGGSDLLIEGNTVYQNDIGIEATSEHGGKNASGIEIIRNTVYENYYTGISIGGYDDQRGGTSDSLIAENILYKNDTKDMDGGQLLFQYNAVDNVIKNNIMTTSDSGIFVNNEYEESIDNTLTQNVYHKETNKKPIWIWQGEQVSSLEAFQDLTGSDEQSIYDDPDFVDADHYQFELKDESPANSFHSRR